From Pseudobythopirellula maris:
GCTTCCACAAGCCGCACGTATCCTCAACCCGCGCCGCACCATGTCCGCCGAAGCCGCCTACGAAAAACTGTGCGAGCACGCCCGCCAAACGGCCGTGCTCGCCACCGCGCTCAACGTGTTGGAGTGGGACGAGCGGACCCAGATGCCGAGAGCCGCCGGGCCGTATCGGGCCGAGCAGTCCGCCTACCTGGCGGGGCTGATCCACGAGCGCGAAACCGATCCCGCGCGCGGCGACTGGCTCGCCGAGCTGGTCGAGAGCCCGCTGGCCGACGACCCGCACGGCGACACCGGCTGTGTGATCCGCCAGCTCAAGCGCCGCTTCGACAAGAAGACCAAGCTGCCGCAGAAACTCGTCGAGGAGCTCACTCGCACCTCGAGCGTGGGACAAACGGCGTGGGAGAAGGCCCGCGAGGCCGACGACTACTCCCTCTTCCTGCCGCTGCTCGAAAAGACGATCGACCTGAAGCGGCAAGAGGCCGAGGCGATCGGCTACGACGATTCGCCCTACGACGCGCTGCTCGACGACTACGAGCCGGGCGAGACGACGGCCAATGTCGCCCGCGTGCTCGCGGGGCTGCGCGACCGGCTGGCGCCGCTGGTGGCGCAGATCGCCGCGAGCGACCGCGCGGCGCCGAGCGAGATCATCACCCGCCACTACCCGGCCGAGGGCCAAGCGGCGTTCGGCGTGCAGGCGGCCGCGGCGATCGGCTTCGACTTCGACGCCGGCCGGCTCGACGTCACGGCCCACCCGTTCTGCACCGGCCTGGGGCCGCGCGACACGCGGCTCACCACACGCTACGACGAAGACAAGTACGACGGCGGCCTGTTCGGCATCCTCCACGAGGCTGGCCACGGCATCTA
This genomic window contains:
- a CDS encoding carboxypeptidase M32; amino-acid sequence: MSAEAAYEKLCEHARQTAVLATALNVLEWDERTQMPRAAGPYRAEQSAYLAGLIHERETDPARGDWLAELVESPLADDPHGDTGCVIRQLKRRFDKKTKLPQKLVEELTRTSSVGQTAWEKAREADDYSLFLPLLEKTIDLKRQEAEAIGYDDSPYDALLDDYEPGETTANVARVLAGLRDRLAPLVAQIAASDRAAPSEIITRHYPAEGQAAFGVQAAAAIGFDFDAGRLDVTAHPFCTGLGPRDTRLTTRYDEDKYDGGLFGILHEAGHGIYDQGMPPELFGLPTGDYVSLGIHESQSRMWENLVGRSQAFWDHFYQPLQRVFPEALADVSKEEFCFAVNESKPSLVRTESDEATYNLHVIVRFELEQALLSGDLKAADLPAAWNAKYKDLLGIEPPSDADGVLQDVHWAAGLFGYFPTYALGNLYASQFFEQAAKELGDLDAMFARGEFAPLREWLREKIHSQGQRYSAAELVERVSGEPLSPEPLMRHLTAKFGGYYGFGAE